In Gadus chalcogrammus isolate NIFS_2021 chromosome 13, NIFS_Gcha_1.0, whole genome shotgun sequence, a single genomic region encodes these proteins:
- the LOC130402576 gene encoding mucin-1-like, whose translation MDTTGKRRRTLTKKRQEMPVSPPTQNEESGYFAFVHFEDDATATIFKPSSILVGSNESPVLRLLDLKTGQNVLAKWSDGKFYKATVEYVSQTETPVRKTPKQTPKQAFINQFLGSQHVSASSSGSSPDTIIIQRSPLPEFGEEISPGPLTSPHLASRDGRSPHGAGALARRSPPSSHRASGGGPSLNWASGVSPPSHGASRVSPPSHGASGVSPPSHGASGVSPPSHGASGVSPPSHGASGVSPPSHGASGVSPPSHGASGVSPPSHGASGVSPPSHGASGVSPPSHGASRVSPPSHGASGVSPPSHGASGVSPPSHGASGVSPPSHGASGVSPPSHGASGYGYSTQGAGASGLGPDWGSRLGPSDWRNTPLYYGVHAALETAYGETGTCASAYSVGAAGPLPYGPSPDGGHASDPPPGDGNPAGRKAASPLHYWRELGSSPDQSNVPTATEWTPCDGCKKEFDKLICQKREVDEVASKIDPGQLQEIQNLINLIGQSHRDQESDSTNPSATSGHQELFPDSGLFVSSFRLAAMHQSARQDSMRLFHSLFDHFFTVEECQKSVAFGRHGKPPEGKKLLERKKVDGILTYVLRCATIPGWTKIDDSKLKKAFINKCRARAGENSSRPECTP comes from the exons ATGGACACGACAGGGAAGAGACGGCGAACTCTAACAAAGAAAAGGCAAGAAATGCCAGTTTCCCCCCCTACCCAAAATGAGGAATCTG GTTATTTTGCATTTGTTCACTTTGAAGATGATGCTACTGCAACAATTTTTAAACCCTCAAGCATATTAGTAGGCAGCAACGAAAGTCCAGTCCTTCGACTCCTGGACCTTAAAACGGGACAAAATGTTTTAGCTAAGTGGTCTGACGGCAAATTTTACAAAGCCACTGTTGAATATGTATCTCAGACAGAGACCCCAGTCAGAAAAACACCAAAGCAGACACCAAAGCAGGCTTTTATAAACCAATTTTTAGGGTCTCAGCATGtgtcagcatcatcatcagggTCTTCACCTGACACTATAATAATACAGAGGAGCCCTCTGCCAGAATTTGGGGAAGAGATCAGTCCAGGACCATTGACGTCACCTCACTTGGCCAGCAGAGATGGACGTTCGCCTCACGGTGCTGGTG CTCTAGCCAGGAGAAGCCCACCATCATCGCACAGGGCCAGTGGAGGCGGACCATCCCTTAACTGGGCCAGTGGAgtctcacctccctcccacgGGGCCAGTAGAgtctcacctccctcccacgGGGCCAGTGGAgtctcacctccctcccacgGGGCCAGTGGAgtctcacctccctcccacgGGGCCAGTGGAGTCTCGCCACCCTCCCACGGGGCCAGTGGAgtctcacctccctcccacgGGGCCAGTGGAGTCTCGCCACCCTCCCACGGGGCCAGTGGAgtctcacctccctcccacgGGGCCAGTGGAgtctcacctccctcccacgGGGCCAGTGGAgtctcacctccctcccacgGGGCCAGTAGAgtctcacctccctcccacgGGGCCAGTGGAgtctcacctccctcccacgGGGCCAGTGGAGTCTCGCCACCCTCCCACGGGGCCAGTGGAgtctcacctccctcccacgGGGCCAGTGGAGTCTCGCCACCCTCCCACGGGGCCAGCGGATATGGATATTCGACACAAGGGGCCGGTG CCAGTGGACTGGGACCTGACTGGGGCAGCAGACTGGGACCATCTGACTGGAGAAACACACCTCTGTACTATGG AGTCCATGCAGCATTGGAAACAGCCTATGGTGAGACTGGCACTTGTGCATCAGCTTACAGTGTTGGAGCAGCCGGCCCGTTGCCATATGGTCCATCACCTGACGGAGGACATGCATCTGACCCACCACCTGGTGATGGCAATCCAGCCGGCAGAAAAGCGGCCAGCCCACTGCACTACTGGAGAGAATTAGGCAGCTCACCAGATCAGAGCAACGTCCCAACAGCTACTGAGTGGACACCTTGCGATGGATGTAAGAAGGAGTTTGACAAGCTCATCTGTCAGAAGAGGGAAGTCGATGAGGTCGCCTCAAAAATAG ACCCGGGCCAGCTCCAAGAGATCCAGAATCTCATCAATTTAATTGGACAGAGTCATCGCGATCAGGAGTCAGACAGCACCAACCCTTCTGCAACATCAGGCCATCAGGAACTGTTTCCTGACAGCGGCTTGTTTGTCTCTTCCTTCCGACTTGCTGCTATGCACCAGTCAGCGAGACAGGACTCAATGCGTCTGTTTCACTCACTGTTTGACCACTTCTTCACTGTGGAAGAGTGTCAGAAATCTGTTGCTTTTGGTCGCCATGGCAAGCCCCCAGAAGGAAAGAAGCTGCTTGAAAGGAAGAAGGTGGACGGAATTCTAA CCTATGTCCTGAGATGTGCAACAATTCCAGGTTGGACAAAAATTGATGACAGCAAACTGAAGAAGGCCTTCATAAACAAATGTAGGGCCAGAGCAGGAGAGAACAGCAGTAGACCTGAATGCACTCCTTAG
- the LOC130402460 gene encoding uncharacterized protein LOC130402460 — translation MAYVNCHKVTDTALSDLLKLCKLLCPHSLNTDRLNIVQKFKDYFFSQSASSPILHKYCSKCFVSIEGEQLQCQSCATSVSEEGSSSYFIEVPIDAQIRSFFLTPGFQEKLNFRFSRNKKDPNNIEDIYDADIYKKLVDQGGPLSNPNNISLTWNTDGVPVFRSSKFSVWPFYCVINELSFIERTKRQNMIFAGLWYGDSKPSMHTFLKPLSDTLRKLEDDGILLQPAEASEPFVSKVLTIAGTCDLPAKALVLNSVQYNGKYGCHKCEQPGETVKTGERGHVHAFPFITEDPKGPPRTDEGFDLDAKIADDTKTTVKGVKGPCALRKLKSYKLIQGTGIDYMHSALLGVMRLLMALWFSPEFSCKPFSISKHSKEIDKRLKDLSPPSLTRYPRSVLSHRMFFKASEYRDILLFYGPVVFRGILATAYYNHFLLLSEAIFILLMESISVEMVDHAEKLLWNFCSQMCDLYGERYLTANVHLLVHLADSVRALGPLWTHSCFHFEDKNGYLLRLIHGTQNIPIQMVSAVKLVQSIPVISQTIKPANDIATFYTLMTKDHSFGQENNDKRIQLFGASSEVQLQEIHMTTLERHAGHCIDPKTVRRYDRAQVKRHYLTSRHYGKGHNRRKNCTVVFSSGAELKYGQVEFFLTSEQSGVK, via the coding sequence ATGGCTTATGTGAACTGCCATAAAGTAACTGATACGGCCCTTAGCGACTTGCTCAAATTGTGCAAATTGCTTTGTCCCCATAGTCTGAATACAGATCGCTTGAACATTGTACAGAAGTTCAAAGACTATTTTTTTTCTCAGTCTGCTTCATCCCCTATTTTACATAAATATTGCAGTAAATGTTTTGTGTCCATAGAGGGTGAACAGTTGCAATGTCAGTCTTGTGCGACTAGTGTGTCAGAAGAAGGATCCTCCTCATATTTCATTGAGGTTCCAATTGATGCTCAAATAAGGTCATTTTTTCTTACACCTGGTTTTCAGGAGAAGCTTAACTTTAGATTCAGCCGGAATAAAAAAGATCCAAACAACATTGAAGACATATATGATGCAGACATTTACAAAAAGCTTGTAGATCAGGGTGGTCCTCTTAGTAACCCTAATAACATATCCCTTACTTGGAACACAGATGGGGTACCTGTTTTCAGATCATCTAAGTTTTCAGTGTGGCCTTTTTATTGTGTCATTAACGAACTGAGCTTCATTGAACGCACAAAGAGACAAAATATGATATTTGCTGGGCTTTGGTATGGTGATTCAAAACCATCCATGCATACTTTTCTTAAACCACTAAGCGACACACTGAGAAAACTTGAAGATGATGGAATCCTTTTGCAACCTGCAGAGGCATCTGAACCCTTTGTGTCTAAAGTGCTAACTATTGCAGGAACATGTGACTTGCCTGCCAAAGCGTTAGTACTTAATTCAGTGCAATACAATGGGAAATATGGATGTCATAAATGTGAACAGCCTGGGGAAACTGTGAAGACTGGGGAAAGGGGACATGTTCATGCATTTCCATTCATAACTGAAGATCCAAAAGGGCCACCACGCACAGATGAAGGGTTTGACCTTGATGCTAAAATTGCAGATGACACCAAAACTACTGTAAAAGGGGTGAAGGGTCCCTGTGCGCTTAGAAAACTAAAAAGTTATAAGTTAATTCAAGGCACTGGCATTGATTACATGCACTCAGCTCTTCTGGGAGTGATGCGCCTTTTGATGGCTCTCTGGTTTTCTCCAGAGTTTTCTTGTAAGCCTTTCAGCATCTCAAAACATAGTAAGGAAATAGACAAGAGATTAAAAgatctctcccctccatctttAACGAGGTATCCGCGATCAGTGTTATCACACAGAATGTTTTTTAAAGCATCAGAATATCGTGATATTTTGCTCTTTTATGGACCTGTTGTTTTCCGTGGTATCCTTGCAACAGCGTACTAtaatcacttcctcctcctaaGTGAAGCCATTTTCATTCTGTTGATGGAATCCATATCTGTGGAAATGGTTGATCATGCTGAGAAACTGTTGTGGAACTTCTGTTCTCAAATGTGTGATCTTTATGGTGAGCGGTACCTAACTGCAAATGTGCACCTCCTAGTTCACTTGGCCGACAGTGTCAGGGCCCTTGGTCCATTATGGACTCACTCATGTTTCCATTTCGAAGACAAAAACGGCTATTTGTTGAGGCTCATACATGGTACTCAGAATATACCAATTCAGATGGTCTCTGCAGTCAAACTAGTTCAGTCTATACCTGTTATTTCACAAACCATAAAGCCAGCTAATGACATAGCTACATTTTACACTCTGATGACTAAGGACCATAGTTTTGGTCAGGAAAACAATGATAAAAGAATACAACTTTTTGGAGCATCAAGTGAAGTTCAGTTACAGGAAATTCACATGACTACCTTGGAAAGACATGCTGGTCACTGTATTGATCCTAAAACAGTGAGAAGATATGATAGGGCACAAGTTAAGAGACATTATCTCACATCAAGACATTATGGGAAAGGCCACAATAGAAGAAAGAATTGTACAGTTGTTTTTTCAAGTGGAGCAGAGCTAAAATATGGACAGGTTGAGTTCTTCCTTACGTCTGAACAGTCTGGTGTCAAATGA